Proteins encoded within one genomic window of Acidimicrobiia bacterium:
- a CDS encoding N-acetyltransferase has product MNGFDIRQERAGDEPAITAIHAAAFRRPDQPDVEPPEAQLVTDLRAGDAWIPELSIVAVDGDTIVGHVVCTRATIARSIPVLGLGPIGVVPARQGHGIGIALVRAALATADARGERLVALLGSPAYYSRFGFGPASAHGIEPPREWYGEDFQVFPLTAATGTERGKFAYAKPFDQVP; this is encoded by the coding sequence ATGAACGGCTTCGATATTCGACAAGAGCGCGCGGGCGACGAGCCCGCGATCACCGCGATCCACGCGGCCGCGTTCCGCCGTCCCGATCAACCCGATGTCGAGCCGCCCGAGGCTCAGCTCGTCACGGATCTCCGCGCGGGTGACGCGTGGATCCCCGAGCTCTCCATCGTCGCGGTCGACGGTGACACCATCGTCGGTCACGTCGTCTGCACGCGCGCCACGATCGCGAGATCGATCCCCGTGCTCGGTCTCGGACCGATCGGTGTCGTGCCCGCGCGGCAGGGCCACGGCATCGGCATCGCGCTCGTGCGCGCGGCGCTCGCCACCGCCGACGCGCGCGGCGAGCGACTCGTCGCGCTGCTCGGCAGTCCTGCGTACTACTCGCGGTTCGGCTTCGGACCCGCGAGCGCGCACGGGATCGAACCGCCGCGCGAATGGTACGGCGAGGACTTCCAGGTCTTCCCGCTCACCGCGGCCACCGGCACCGAGCGCGGCAAGTTCGCCTACGCGAAGCCCTTCGACCAGGTCCCGTAG
- a CDS encoding cold-shock protein has translation MQGVVKMFDPLTSEGVIVSDRDRSEYVLAAGALEGSVFRMLRQGQRVNFDLDADGRAMKVRSGAEPDMGLPTAQV, from the coding sequence ATGCAGGGCGTCGTGAAGATGTTCGACCCGCTCACGTCCGAAGGCGTGATCGTGTCCGACCGCGACCGTTCCGAGTACGTGCTCGCGGCGGGCGCGCTCGAAGGCTCCGTGTTCCGCATGCTGCGCCAGGGCCAGCGCGTGAACTTCGACCTCGACGCCGACGGCCGCGCGATGAAGGTCCGCAGCGGCGCCGAGCCCGACATGGGACTCCCCACCGCCCAGGTCTGA
- the rpmB gene encoding 50S ribosomal protein L28 — protein MASVCEVCGKRPNFGMRLSHSHRRTKRRWNPNIQKVRAVVNGSPRRLHVCTSCIKAGKVVKP, from the coding sequence ATGGCGTCCGTGTGCGAAGTGTGTGGGAAGCGTCCGAACTTCGGCATGCGGCTCAGTCACTCGCACCGCCGCACGAAGCGGCGCTGGAACCCGAACATCCAGAAGGTGCGCGCGGTCGTGAACGGCTCGCCGCGCCGGCTGCACGTGTGCACGTCGTGCATCAAGGCGGGCAAGGTCGTCAAGCCGTGA
- a CDS encoding DAK2 domain-containing protein yields the protein MPGLTSLGPADLRRVVLRFRDALRDHQEELNRLNVYPVPDGDTGTNMALTLESVAHELGTAEAMGEVCTAMSRGSLMGARGNSGVILSQILRGVADVCAPLAALGPADLAVAIRRAADAAYEAVLRPVEGTILTVVRETAEAIESVPNLDLAALLAHAAEAADRAVARTPELLPVLRDAGVVDAGGKGFTLLIAAFLEVVAGRPIPEPATVSTPPSVEAHLRGDDIAGLRYEVMYLLDAHDSTIPAFKDTWGALGDSIVVVGGSGLWNCHVHTNDVGAAIEAGIDAGRPHQIRVTDLFDQVAHGAHDHAAHEPEWVEQGGGVATVVAEPVETAVVAVAVGGGVRRLLTSLGVQVVVAGGQSMNPSTAQILEAVDSTSADNVIVLPNNKNIVPVAQQVDALSARNVEVVPTTSMVEALSALVGYDPRAELGANVAALTEAAARVRTGEVTRAVRDAAADFGPVHEGDWIAIDGFGICASAKDPVGAVTALLERLVDDESEIVTVLVGAEAQASDTARIREHLADAHPEVEAEFHDGGQPLYPYLVGVE from the coding sequence GTGCCCGGCCTGACGAGCCTCGGCCCGGCCGATCTGCGGCGGGTGGTGCTGCGCTTCCGCGACGCCCTCCGCGATCACCAGGAGGAGCTCAACCGCCTCAACGTCTATCCCGTGCCCGACGGCGACACCGGCACGAACATGGCGTTGACCCTCGAATCGGTCGCGCACGAGCTCGGCACCGCCGAGGCGATGGGGGAGGTGTGCACCGCGATGTCGCGCGGCTCGCTCATGGGCGCGCGCGGCAACTCGGGGGTGATCCTCTCGCAGATCCTGCGGGGCGTCGCCGACGTGTGTGCGCCGCTGGCCGCGCTCGGACCCGCAGACCTCGCGGTCGCGATTCGGCGCGCCGCCGACGCTGCGTACGAAGCCGTGCTGCGTCCGGTCGAGGGCACGATCCTCACGGTGGTGCGGGAGACGGCCGAGGCGATCGAGTCGGTCCCGAACCTCGACCTCGCGGCGCTGCTCGCGCACGCGGCCGAAGCCGCCGATCGCGCGGTCGCGCGCACGCCCGAGCTGTTGCCGGTGCTGCGCGACGCGGGTGTCGTCGACGCGGGCGGCAAGGGCTTCACCCTGTTGATCGCCGCGTTCCTCGAAGTCGTCGCGGGCCGCCCGATTCCCGAGCCCGCGACGGTGAGCACGCCGCCGTCGGTGGAGGCGCACCTGCGCGGCGACGACATCGCGGGACTGCGCTACGAGGTCATGTACCTGCTCGACGCCCACGACTCGACCATCCCCGCGTTCAAGGACACGTGGGGCGCGCTCGGCGACTCGATCGTCGTCGTCGGCGGATCGGGTCTGTGGAACTGCCACGTGCACACGAACGACGTCGGCGCCGCGATCGAAGCCGGCATCGATGCGGGCCGTCCGCATCAGATCCGCGTGACCGATCTCTTCGACCAGGTCGCGCACGGCGCGCACGATCACGCGGCGCACGAGCCGGAGTGGGTCGAGCAGGGCGGCGGTGTCGCGACCGTGGTCGCGGAGCCGGTCGAGACCGCGGTCGTCGCGGTCGCGGTGGGCGGCGGCGTCCGCCGCTTGCTGACGAGCCTCGGTGTGCAGGTCGTCGTCGCGGGCGGTCAGTCGATGAACCCGTCGACCGCGCAGATCCTCGAAGCGGTCGATTCGACGTCGGCCGACAATGTCATCGTGCTGCCGAACAACAAGAACATCGTTCCGGTCGCGCAGCAGGTCGACGCGTTGAGCGCGCGCAACGTCGAGGTCGTGCCGACGACGAGCATGGTCGAAGCGCTGAGCGCGCTCGTCGGCTACGACCCGCGCGCCGAGCTCGGCGCGAATGTCGCCGCGCTCACCGAAGCCGCGGCGCGCGTCCGCACCGGTGAGGTGACGCGAGCCGTACGCGACGCGGCCGCCGACTTCGGACCGGTGCACGAAGGCGACTGGATCGCGATCGACGGCTTCGGCATCTGCGCGTCGGCGAAGGATCCGGTCGGGGCGGTGACCGCGCTGCTCGAACGGCTGGTCGACGACGAGAGCGAGATCGTCACCGTGCTCGTCGGCGCGGAAGCGCAGGCGTCCGACACCGCGCGCATCCGCGAGCATCTCGCCGACGCGCATCCGGAAGTCGAGGCCGAGTTCCACGACGGCGGCCAGCCGCTGTACCCGTATCTCGTCGGCGTGGAGTAG